CAACTTTTTCGCTACCGAGACACAGAGAAAGAAAATTCCTTTCCTTGGTTTTTCTCTGTGTTTCTGTGTCTCTGTGGCTAGACTGTCTTGTATGCAATTTGTCGATGAAGTAAAAATCCATGTCAAGGCCGGCGATGGCGGCCGCGGCTGCGTCTCTTTCCGCCGCGAAAAGTTCGTCCCGATGGGTGGCCCCGACGGCGGCGACGGCGGCGATGGCGGCGACGTCTGGTTCCGCGTCGACAGAGAATTGGGAACCCTGCTCGATTTTCGCTACAAGGTCCATTACAAGGCCGAGAGCGGCGGTCACGGCATGGGGAAGAAGATGCATGGCAAGGGAGGAGAAGATCTGATCGTCCGCGTTCCTCCGGGGACGCTGATCCACGATGCCGAAACAGGCGAGTTGCTGGCAGACCTGACCGAACCGGACCAGCAGGTGCTCCTGCTCAAGGGGGGGATGGGAGGGCGTGGCAACGCCCGCTTCGTCAGCAGCACCAACCGGGCGCCCCGGCATGCCCAGCCCGGCACGCCGGGCGAGGAGAGGAGTCTGCACCTGGAGTTGAAGCTGCTGGCCGACGTCGGCCTGGTAGGCATGCCCAATGCCGGCAAGTCGACCCTGATTTCCGCCGTTTCCGCCGCCCGCCCGAAGATCGCCGACTATCCCTTCACCACCCTGGTCCCCAACCTGGGAGTGGTCCGCTACGGAGGCTACAAGACCTTCGTCATGGCCGACATCCCCGGCCTGATCAAGGGAGCCAGCGAGGGGCACGGTCTGGGAACCCGTTTTCTCAAGCACGTTGAACGGACCGATCTTTTCCTGCATCTGGTCGACCTTTCTGACCTGCAAAGCGGTGACCCCCTGGAAAATTTTGAGATGATCAACCGCGAACTGCAGCGGCACAAACCGGAATTACTGAACAAGACCCAACTGGTGGTCCTGAGCAAGATGGATATTACCGAGGTCCGCGCGCGCATGGCCGAGGTTGCCCCCTACTTCTCTTCCCGCGGCTACCGGGTGTTCCCGATTTCCGCCGTTACCGGCGAAGGCGTCAAGGAACTGGTGACGGCGGTCAGTGGCGAACTGGAGCGTATGCGGCAGGTGAAAGAAGCCGCCGAAGAGGGGTCCGGCACGCCTTGACAGGCGCCCTTGCCGGGGCTAAGATTACGACCGGTTTTTTCATGAAAATCCTGCACTTCCAATGAGAGCTTTCGGGCATGCGCAAAACCCTTCTGTCCTACGTCAAGCGGGTGGTCATCAAGGTCGGCAGCGGTGTCATCTCCGGCAACGACGGACTCGACGCTACCATGATCGAAGCGATAGCCCACAGCGTCAACGAGCTGCGCCAGCGAGGACTGGAGGTCGTACTTGTCTCCTCCGGGGCGGTTGCCGCCGGCAAGGGCGATTTGGGGATCGTCGGCCGGCCCCGCACCATTCCCCTCAAACAGGCTGCGGCCGCCATCGGTCAGAGCCGCCTGATGCGCACCTACAAAGAGTCCTTCCGGGCCTACGGACGGACAGTGGCGCAGGTGCTGTTGACCCGCGACGATCTGGCCAACCGGCGGCGCTACCTCAATGCCCGCAACACCCTGATGACCCTGCTCGAGTTCGGCGTCATCCCGGTCATCAACGAAAACGACACGGTGGTGGTCGACGAGATCCGCTTCGGCGACAACGACAACCTCTCGGCCATGGTGACGAATCTGGTCGAAGCAAACCTCCTGGTGATCCTCTCCGACGTCGACGGGCTCTACGACAGCGACCCCAAGAACAATCCGCAGGCGAAACTGCTTCCCGTGGTGGAGCGCATTACCGAGGAGATCGAGGCGATGGCCGGCGGCGCCGTCACACAGCTCGGTACCGGCGGCATGGCCACCAAGATCAAGGCGGCCAAACGGGCTTCGCTCTACGGCGTGGGGACGCTCATCGTCAACGGCCGTATCCCGGATGTCATCCAGCGGGTCTTTGCCGGCGAGGAACTGGGCACCTATTTTCTCCCCGCCCGCGACCGCCTGGCGGCCCGCAAACACTGGATCGCTTTCACCAAGAAGCCGAGGGGCAAGCTTTTCCTCGATGACGGCGCCCGGAAGGCGCTGATGGAAGGAGGCAAGAGCCTGCTGCCTTCGGGCATCCAGGGGGTGGAGGGCGGTTTCGA
Above is a genomic segment from Desulfuromonadales bacterium containing:
- the proB gene encoding glutamate 5-kinase; translated protein: MRKTLLSYVKRVVIKVGSGVISGNDGLDATMIEAIAHSVNELRQRGLEVVLVSSGAVAAGKGDLGIVGRPRTIPLKQAAAAIGQSRLMRTYKESFRAYGRTVAQVLLTRDDLANRRRYLNARNTLMTLLEFGVIPVINENDTVVVDEIRFGDNDNLSAMVTNLVEANLLVILSDVDGLYDSDPKNNPQAKLLPVVERITEEIEAMAGGAVTQLGTGGMATKIKAAKRASLYGVGTLIVNGRIPDVIQRVFAGEELGTYFLPARDRLAARKHWIAFTKKPRGKLFLDDGARKALMEGGKSLLPSGIQGVEGGFDRGDAVRLCDMHGDEFAKGVINYALPELLRIMGKKSSEIEAVLGYKYGDEVIHRDNLVLKKQLGSERSDRSDPSD
- the obgE gene encoding GTPase ObgE codes for the protein MQFVDEVKIHVKAGDGGRGCVSFRREKFVPMGGPDGGDGGDGGDVWFRVDRELGTLLDFRYKVHYKAESGGHGMGKKMHGKGGEDLIVRVPPGTLIHDAETGELLADLTEPDQQVLLLKGGMGGRGNARFVSSTNRAPRHAQPGTPGEERSLHLELKLLADVGLVGMPNAGKSTLISAVSAARPKIADYPFTTLVPNLGVVRYGGYKTFVMADIPGLIKGASEGHGLGTRFLKHVERTDLFLHLVDLSDLQSGDPLENFEMINRELQRHKPELLNKTQLVVLSKMDITEVRARMAEVAPYFSSRGYRVFPISAVTGEGVKELVTAVSGELERMRQVKEAAEEGSGTP